A segment of the Lelliottia amnigena genome:
GCGTACGCCAGGCGTGTTCACATTTGCTCCCCGCCAGTGATTTGGCTTCAACCAGCGATTCCGGCAGTAAAGACGCTTGCTGGAAGAGTCGTGTCATCTCACGCAGGTTGGCCTGTTCGACGTCGTTTAAATCTTCGCTTTCGGCGGACGCCAGCCATTCACCGACTTTCTTATCGGTGAGGATCTGATGCTGCAATACGCTCATTTCGGCCAGGGCTTCACCTCGGGCCTGGCTGCCGCCTGGTGGCATCATGGCGAACATATCCCAACTGGCGATGGAGGAAAGATGCGAGAAACGGGAGAGACGCTGGAACGTGCGGGTGAGTTGTTGATAGTTATTGTTGTTCATGAAGTCCTCGTGTCTGAATCGGGCAATGACAAAAAGTAGCATCGGTCCGACTGAAACACGAGGTTATTCAACGTTAATGCAGACGTTTATGCAGGCTCATCCCCACCAGCAGCGCTGCGGCACAGCATCAACGCGATAAATCCACCGACGCCATTCCAGCCGTAGCGGTGCCAGAAAACGCCGCCGAGCGTCCCGGCGATGCTTGAACCCAGATAGTAACTAAAGAGATACAGCGAGGAGGCCTGGCCTTTAGCGCGACGGGCGCGCGGGCCAATCCAGCTGCTGGCGACCGAATGGGCTGCAAAAAAACCGGCGGAGAACAGCAGCATTCCGGCGAAAATTAGCCATAAAGATGAGAACAACGTCATCAGCAATCCCGCCAGCATCACGCCGATGGACGTCAGCATGACCGGACCGCGTCCGAAACGCGCGGTCATTGCGCCAGCTTTGGGCGAACTCCAGGTGCCAGTGAGATACGCCACCGACAGCAAGCCAACAAACGCCTGGCTCAAATGCCACGGCGAGAGCATCAGGCGATAGCCAATATAGTTAAAACAACGTGACGAAAGATCCCATTAACAGGAAGCCGGTCAGGAACAGGCGCGGCAAACCTTTATCGCGCCAGTGCAGGCGGAAATTGATCAACAGCGTTTTGGGCCGCAGCGACGTGGGACGAAAATGACGCGATTCTGGCAAAATTCGCCAGAACATCAGTGCGGCGGCAAGGGCGAAGCAGCCAATTACCGCCAGCGCGATGCGCCAGTTAAAGAGATCGGTGAAAACACCGCTGAGCAGGCGGCCGCTCATGCCACCGATCGAATTCCCGCTAATGTACAAGCCCATCGAAAAGGCGACAAAACTGGGATGAATTTCTTCGCTCAAATAGGTCATGCCAACCGCCGCGACGCCGCTTAACGATAGCCCAATCAGCGCGCGCATCACCAGAATCCCGTGCCAACTGGTCATCATTGTCGACAGCAGGGTGCACACAGAGGCCAGCAGTAACGCCGTGACCATCACCGGTTTGCGTCCGATAGCATCAGAAAGCGGGCCGGTAAACAGTAAACCGACCGCCAGCATACCGGTTGAAATTGAGAGCGAAATACTGCTGCTGGCAGGCGACACGCCAAATTCATGAGACAACACGGGAAGAATAGGTTGAACGCAATACAGCAGGGCAAATGTCGCCAGTCCTGCTGAGAAGAGCGCCAGCGTGACGCGCATGAAAGGGGTTGTACCACGTTTAATAAATTGGGCTGGCTGAGGTGTTGCAGGTAAATCATCAATGTCGCTTGCCGGGGCGATATCAACGGTTGTTGTACGACTCACGTAAGATCCTTGCGAAAACGTCCCCGCGATGACGGGGGATGGGAATGACCACAGGATCAGGGTAGGAAATTGTCAATATTCTGTCTAATATATTAATAATCTCAAATGATACGTTAAACATATGAATATTGAGCTGCGCCATTTACGCTATTTCATTGCCGTGGCCGAGGAGCTGCATTTTGGCCGTGCGGCGGCGCGGCTAAATATCTCCCAGCCCCCGCTGAGTCAGCAGATTCAGATCCTTGAGCAGCAGGTGGGCGCGCGGCTACTGGCCCGCACCAACCGAAGCGTCAGCCTGACGGCAGCGGGCAAACAGTTTCTTGCGGATAGCCGTCAGGTGCTGAGTCTGGTGAATGACGCGGCTGCCCGTGCGGAGCGGCTACATCTGGGCGAAACGGGTGAACTGCGTCTCGGATTTACCTCATCAGCGCCGTTTATCAGTGCGGTTTCACATACGCTTTCTACCTTTCGTCGTCATTATCCGGATGTGCATATCCAGACCCGCGAGATTAATACCCGTGAACAGATTGTTCCCCTGAATGAGGGATCGCTGGATTTGGGGCTCATGCGCAACACGCAGTTGCCCGACACGCTGGCGTGGGAGGTGATTTTACGGGAACCGTTAATGGCGATGATCCCGCGGGATCATCCGCTGGCGGCGCAGCCGTCGGTGACGCTGGCCGAGCTGGCACAGGAGCCGTTTGTCTTTTTCGATCCTCATGTTGGGACCGGTTTGTACGATGATATTTTAGGGTTGATGCGTCGTTACGGGTTAACGCCAGTGATTACGCAAGAAGTGGGTGAAGCCATGACCATCATCGGTCTGGTCGCGGCCGGGCTAGGGGTGTCCATTTTGCCCGCCTCGTTTAAGCGCGTGCAGCTAAATGAAATGCGTTGGGTGGCGATAGCTGAAGAGGATGCCGTGTCGGAAATGTGGCTGGTTTGGCCAAAACATCATGAGCTCAGCAATGCGGCACAGCGTTTCAAAAAACAGCTGATTGACGGGGCCCGGTAAGCAATCTTTGCTATAATGCCCGTAAAAAATGTGCAGTAAATCACAAGGCTAAGTAAATATTTGACGACCACGTGTCAAGTGCTTCACCATAGCCCAAAGTTTATTTCGAAGCGCGAAAATAAGGATGTAAGAGGTGGTTGCTGCTGATAGTCAGCCAGGACATATTGATCAGATTAAGCAGACCAATGCGGGCGCAGTGTACCGTCTGATTGATCAGCTTGGTCCGGTTTCGCGTATCGATCTTTCTCGCCTGGCGCAACTGGCACCTGCCAGTATTACCAAAATTGTACGAGAAATGCTGGAAGCCCACCTGGTTCAGGAAACTGAAATTCAGGAACCCGGCAGCCGTGGCCGTCCGGCGGTAGGCCTGGTGGTGGAGACAGAAGCCTGGCATTACCTGTCGATCAGGATCAGTCGTGGCGAAGTGTTTCTCGCACTGCGCGACCTGAGCAGCAAAATGGTGGTGGAAGACCGCCTTGAGCTGCCGCTCCAGTCTGAGCAAACGCTGCTCGAGCGTATTGTCATTCATATCGATCAATTCTTTATCCGTCATCAGCAAAGGCTCGAGCGCTTAACGGCGATTGCGATCACTATGCCCGGAATCATTGATACGGAAAATGGGATTGTCCACCGAATGCCGTTTTATGACGATGTGAAAGACATGCCGCTGGGCGAAGTGCTCAAAGCGCATACCGGCGTGCCGGTCTATATCCAGCACGATATCAGCGCCTGGACGATGGCGGAGGCGCTGTTTGGCGCGTCCCGCGGTGCGCGTGATGTGATTCAGGTGGTTATCGATCACAACGTGGGCGCGGGGGTCATTACCGACGGGCGTTTACTGCATGCGGGCAGCAGCAGCCTGGTGGAGATTGGCCATACGCAGGTCGACCCCTACGGCAAGCGCTGCTATTGCGGCAATCATGGCTGTCTGGAAACCATCGCCAGCGTCGAAAGCGTGATGGAGCTGGCGCAGTTACGTCTGAGCCAGTCCATGAGCTCGTCTTTGCATGGTCAACCCTTAACCATGGATTCACTGTGCGGCGCGGCGCGGCAGGGCGATCTGCTGGCAAAAGATATTATTACCGGCGTGGGCAACAACGTCGGGCGCATTTTGGCCATTATGGTCAATCTCTTTAATCCGCAAAAAATCCTGATTGGCTCACCCCTGAGCCAGGCCGCCGATATTCTGTTCCCGGCGATTTCCGACTGTATTCGTCAGCAATCCCTTCCGGCGTACAGCAAAAATATCGTGGTAGAAAGCACCCAGTTTTCTAACCAAGGCACCATGGCAGGCGCGGCGCTGGTGAAAGATGCGATGTATAACGGCTCGCTATTAATCCGGTTGTTGCAGGGTTAACTGTTTTTTCACTGATGCCATAAAATTTGCGCTATCTCAATCTGGACTCTGCGCGCATACCTTAGACTCACTCCACTGAATTATTTACCTGGTTTATATTTTCAAAGCATAACGGTGGAGTAAGTCATGCTTAAGCGTTTCTTTGTAACGGGTACCGATACCTCTGTTGGTAAAACAGTGGTCTCCCGCGCTTTACTGCAAGCCCTGGCGGCGGACGGTAAAAGTGTGGCGGGGTACAAACCGGTCGCGAAAGGCAGTAAAGAGACGCCAGAAGGCCTACGCAATAAAGATGCGCTGGTGCTGCAAAGCGTCTCAAGTTTTGAACTGCCTTATCATGCGATCAATCCCATTGCGCTGAGTGAAAACGAAAGTAGCGTCGCGCACAGTGGTCTTATTAATTATTCCTTACTGTCGAACGGTCTGGCTGAGCTGAGTGCGATGGCCGATCATGTGGTGGTAGAAGGGACGGGCGGCTGGCGTAGCCTGATGAACGATCTGCGTCCCTTATCCGAATGGGTTGTGCAGGAACAACTGCCGGTGCTGATGGTGGTGGGTATTCAGGAAGGGTGCATTAACCACGCGTTGCTGACGGCTCAGGCCATCGCGAACGACGGTCTGCCGTTGGTCGGCTGGGTGGCTAATCGCATCAATCCAGGCCTTGCGCATTATGCAGAAATCATCGAGGTGCTCAGCAAGAAACTGCCGGGACCGCTGGTGGGCGAGCTGCCATATCTGCCACGCGCCGAACAGCGCGATCTGGCTCATTACATCGATCTTACGATGTTTAATGATGCCCTAACGGTAGACCGGGTTGTGGCGTAACGCCGCCTCAGAAAACAAAAAAACCGGGCAGTTTAGCGCCCGGTTTTTTATTGCCTATAGAACGTGGGATTTAACTGTCGCTATGAATATTCAGCGCCCGACGCGTGCGACCAGAACTTAAATACTCTGCAATATAATCCTGCGAAATCTCGCCGTTATAGCGGCCGTCTTCGTCAACGATAGGCATCCAGCTGGTGTTGCTCTCATACAGACGCGACAGCACCACGCGCAGGTTGTCTTCCGCTTTGCCCGTCATTCTGAACGGATGCAGCACATCGGCACAAAAACCGGTGGCCTGACGCGCTTCGCGGCGTTTCACAAAGCCCAGCGGCTTACCCATGCCATCCACAACGGTAATCGCACGGATATCATTGTCATCCATAGTCGCAAAAGCCTCCGGTAATGAGGTCGATTCGCGCACCGTAATGGTCGGCTGCTGATCCGTGACGTCACCCGCCGACACCAGAAGCAGGCGCTTCAGCGTACGGTCCTGACCAACAAACGAGCCGACAAATTCATTGGCCGGTTTCGCCAGCAGTTCATCCGGGCTGGC
Coding sequences within it:
- the hcaR_1 gene encoding LysR family transcriptional regulator, producing the protein MNIELRHLRYFIAVAEELHFGRAAARLNISQPPLSQQIQILEQQVGARLLARTNRSVSLTAAGKQFLADSRQVLSLVNDAAARAERLHLGETGELRLGFTSSAPFISAVSHTLSTFRRHYPDVHIQTREINTREQIVPLNEGSLDLGLMRNTQLPDTLAWEVILREPLMAMIPRDHPLAAQPSVTLAELAQEPFVFFDPHVGTGLYDDILGLMRRYGLTPVITQEVGEAMTIIGLVAAGLGVSILPASFKRVQLNEMRWVAIAEEDAVSEMWLVWPKHHELSNAAQRFKKQLIDGAR
- the mlc_2 gene encoding protein mlc produces the protein MVAADSQPGHIDQIKQTNAGAVYRLIDQLGPVSRIDLSRLAQLAPASITKIVREMLEAHLVQETEIQEPGSRGRPAVGLVVETEAWHYLSIRISRGEVFLALRDLSSKMVVEDRLELPLQSEQTLLERIVIHIDQFFIRHQQRLERLTAIAITMPGIIDTENGIVHRMPFYDDVKDMPLGEVLKAHTGVPVYIQHDISAWTMAEALFGASRGARDVIQVVIDHNVGAGVITDGRLLHAGSSSLVEIGHTQVDPYGKRCYCGNHGCLETIASVESVMELAQLRLSQSMSSSLHGQPLTMDSLCGAARQGDLLAKDIITGVGNNVGRILAIMVNLFNPQKILIGSPLSQAADILFPAISDCIRQQSLPAYSKNIVVESTQFSNQGTMAGAALVKDAMYNGSLLIRLLQG
- the ynfM_1 gene encoding inner membrane transport protein YnfM, with amino-acid sequence MLSPWHLSQAFVGLLSVAYLTGTWSSPKAGAMTARFGRGPVMLTSIGVMLAGLLMTLFSSLWLIFAGMLLFSAGFFAAHSVASSWIGPRARRAKGQASSLYLFSYYLGSSIAGTLGGVFWHRYGWNGVGGFIALMLCRSAAGGDEPA
- the bioD1 gene encoding dithiobiotin synthetase, which encodes MLKRFFVTGTDTSVGKTVVSRALLQALAADGKSVAGYKPVAKGSKETPEGLRNKDALVLQSVSSFELPYHAINPIALSENESSVAHSGLINYSLLSNGLAELSAMADHVVVEGTGGWRSLMNDLRPLSEWVVQEQLPVLMVVGIQEGCINHALLTAQAIANDGLPLVGWVANRINPGLAHYAEIIEVLSKKLPGPLVGELPYLPRAEQRDLAHYIDLTMFNDALTVDRVVA
- the ynfM_2 gene encoding inner membrane transport protein YnfM; translation: MSRTTTVDIAPASDIDDLPATPQPAQFIKRGTTPFMRVTLALFSAGLATFALLYCVQPILPVLSHEFGVSPASSSISLSISTGMLAVGLLFTGPLSDAIGRKPVMVTALLLASVCTLLSTMMTSWHGILVMRALIGLSLSGVAAVGMTYLSEEIHPSFVAFSMGLYISGNSIGGMSGRLLSGVFTDLFNWRIALAVIGCFALAAALMFWRILPESRHFRPTSLRPKTLLINFRLHWRDKGLPRLFLTGFLLMGSFVTLF